The genomic region GGCAAGAGTCGGCGCATCGGCGAGAAATCGGGCTGCCCCGCAAATTCGACTCCCGTTCGTCCTAAAGGCAGAGAGGAGGTCGTCACGGTCTGAACCTGACCGGGGGAATCCAGAAGGTTGGCAATCGGCGGCGCAAAGTTGACGCCGAGATCGCGCGCCGCGCCGGCGTCCGAGACGTCCGTGATGACATACCAGACCGTCTGACCATTGCAGGTTCCCTTGTGCAGCGGCAGAGTTCCCGAATTGTTCATCATGTCCACGTGCAGAGCGCTCGTGATGGTGAAATACTGTTCCGGCAGATAGCGCGGATCTCCCGCCATTGTCACACCGCTCTTGCCGGTCTGGGCGAACCCAGGCTGAGCGGCCGCGAGAGCCAGCAGCGAGCCGGCGACGCAGGTCAATAGTAATCGTTTTTGCATGTCTGATTTCCCTTTGAGTTCTTCTTGAACACCAAAATTATGACGGGCTAAGTTCACACGCATCTCACGCAAAGATCACTTTTCCGTCACGAAGTCTTGAGGTCGATTAGTTTGAGCGGATCGGATCAAGCTTCGTCTCGGCCGCGCCAAGAATGCGCCGGCTGGACTGCTCCTGTACGAAGACCGCCACACGCAGATTTTCGCGACGCCATGCGGCCGGCAGCTTTATGCGGGCGGAGAACGCGGTAGGATGCGCCGCCGCCACGCCTAACAGACGCATCTCACGCACGACCGCGCTATGGGACAGCATGCGCCCCTCGTTTTCACCGCCTGCGACGCTCGATTGTAGATTATCTTCTGTGATCGCCATGATTACCTGGGCGGTATCGCCCGCGCCGACGTCGGGAAGATTATCAACATTTGCCTTGATGTCCGCCGCGTCCGCCGCTCCTGACATCGTGACGCGCACAGTTGCTTTAGGCGATGCAGCGGCGCGGGAGATCGCATGAATCGCCTTGTCCCGATCACTGCCGACAAACTCGACGTCTCCGTCCACGACCATCTGCGGCGTGTACACGCTGTCGCTATGAAATTGCTTAGCATAGCCATTCTGTCGCACGCTAAACGCGTAATTGGAATATCGATCCTTCCAGCCATTGTGGTCCCAGTAGTCGACATGCTCCCCAAGCACGATAATATGCGCTCGGCGAACCGGCTGCTCGCGCTCCAGCCCGGACAAGACTTTGTCCGCGGGCGGACAGCTGGAGCAGCCTTCCGAAGTGAATAGCTCCACGATGACGGGATTCCCTGACGGCGCGGACGCGGCCTGAGTTTGCGCAGGATATACGGACGATCCGGCAGTTAGGCACACAGCGGCCAGGCACACGCATTTTCGCACCTGGGCCGCTGAAATTTGTGTTCGCATGAGTAACTTCCCTTTCGGCTGAGGCATATCCTTGATTTCAGACGGGAACGCGCCGATGCT from Capsulimonas corticalis harbors:
- a CDS encoding DUF1223 domain-containing protein; translated protein: MRTQISAAQVRKCVCLAAVCLTAGSSVYPAQTQAASAPSGNPVIVELFTSEGCSSCPPADKVLSGLEREQPVRRAHIIVLGEHVDYWDHNGWKDRYSNYAFSVRQNGYAKQFHSDSVYTPQMVVDGDVEFVGSDRDKAIHAISRAAASPKATVRVTMSGAADAADIKANVDNLPDVGAGDTAQVIMAITEDNLQSSVAGGENEGRMLSHSAVVREMRLLGVAAAHPTAFSARIKLPAAWRRENLRVAVFVQEQSSRRILGAAETKLDPIRSN